In Schistocerca serialis cubense isolate TAMUIC-IGC-003099 chromosome 8, iqSchSeri2.2, whole genome shotgun sequence, one genomic interval encodes:
- the LOC126416479 gene encoding uncharacterized protein LOC126416479, whose translation MRSSLADAGSGQYGSCPQLEGRDRRLQRRSRKDSVAGSEAASSSGASSADTDDGQHDSSSSVSEQERLQVEAAFRSLKTQVYVCGSLANLYLGSTSGDEWRLESTGVPVLLLDLGAARARTQRRIQLVLAERGTCFALWRDTIDNLTNYRVAGRAFHTMHLSSDHTTLVGLSFDSERAADEMAGRVERLTSSPENISLSAPGRSKTSRGRRSAQPPPPPLPTKSHISQPCCFQHITSVEVGDRSRYFSLQTLVPMLSSEQEEPRSEL comes from the exons ATGCGGAGCTCGCTGGCTGACGCTGGCAGCGGGCAGTACGGGTCGTGCCCGCAGCTGGAGGGCCGCGACCGGCGGCTGCAGCGGCGCTCGCGCAAGGACTCCGTGGCGGGCAGCGAGGCCGCCTCCTCCAGCGGCGCCAGCAGCGCCGACACCGACGACGGCCAGCACGACTCCTCCTCCTCCGTCAGCGAGCAGGAGCGCCTCCAGGTCGAGGCCGCCTTCCGCAGCCTCAAGACCCAG GTGTACGTGTGCGGTTCGCTAGCAAACCTATACCTGGGCTCTACCAGTGGTGACGAGTGGCGACTCGAGAGCACAGGTGTGCCTGTGCTGCTGCTGGACCTGGGGGCAGCACGCGCACGCACTCAGCGCCGCATCCAACTCGTACTGGCTGAACGCGGCACATGCTTTGCGCTGTGGCGCGACACCATCGACAACCTCACCAACTACCGAGTGGCTGGGCGTGCCTTCCACACCATGCACCTTTCGTCTGACCACACCACACTCGTCGGCCTCAGTTTCGACTCGGAGCGTGCTGCCGATGAAATGGCGGGCCGCGTCGAACGCCTCACCTCCTCGCCGGAGAACATCAGCCTGTCTGCACCAG GTCGCAGTAAAACATCACGAGGGCGTCGGTCTGCACAGCCACCCCCTCCTCCGCTGCCGACAAAGTCACACATCTCACAGCCCTGCTGTTTCCAGCACATCACAAGTGTGGAGGTGGGCGATCGCAGTCGGTACTTCTCTCTGCAAACTCTCGTCCCCATGCTGTCTTCTGAGCAAGAAGAGCCACGCTCAGAATTGTAA